A section of the Myxococcus virescens genome encodes:
- a CDS encoding J domain-containing protein yields MQWVLFFSDRQVREQLFARVDSTRGLLLVTGVRHGAAMRPPESREPFATLERLHGDVLSQVLVADEGTTDGMWRDPLGDLGDRLHPGSRDDAYAASTGYLLLRDGRPAAVVRKQGTPFEDLWFLQEALSKLTPRVPPPDPAQRPGRRRAEPAPRSPPRPASGGTHARAAGTRERAGWDDEATPPRGTRVPPPAPPRKDPWTVLGIAPGTPLDEARKAFRALVVQYHPDKVAHLAPEFHALAELRTREILDAWEEVERALSGGA; encoded by the coding sequence GTGCAGTGGGTCCTCTTCTTCTCCGATAGACAGGTGCGTGAGCAGCTCTTCGCCCGGGTGGATTCGACCCGTGGGTTGTTGCTGGTGACAGGGGTCCGGCACGGCGCGGCCATGCGCCCTCCGGAGTCGCGCGAGCCCTTCGCCACGCTGGAGCGGCTCCACGGCGACGTGCTGTCGCAGGTTCTGGTGGCCGACGAGGGCACCACGGATGGCATGTGGAGAGACCCGCTGGGGGACCTGGGCGACCGGCTCCACCCCGGCAGCCGGGATGACGCCTACGCGGCGTCCACGGGCTACCTGCTGCTGCGGGACGGCCGGCCCGCGGCGGTGGTGCGCAAGCAGGGCACGCCGTTCGAGGACCTCTGGTTCCTGCAAGAAGCCCTGAGCAAGCTCACCCCTCGCGTGCCCCCGCCGGACCCGGCCCAGCGGCCAGGACGTCGCCGCGCGGAGCCCGCGCCCCGCTCACCCCCACGGCCCGCGAGCGGTGGCACGCACGCCCGCGCCGCGGGGACGCGAGAGCGGGCCGGCTGGGACGACGAGGCCACGCCGCCCCGGGGGACGCGCGTGCCGCCGCCCGCGCCGCCGAGGAAGGACCCGTGGACGGTGCTGGGCATCGCGCCCGGGACGCCCCTGGATGAGGCGCGCAAGGCCTTCCGGGCGCTGGTGGTGCAGTACCACCCGGACAAGGTGGCGCACCTGGCGCCGGAGTTCCACGCGCTCGCCGAGCTGCGCACGCGGGAGATTCTGGACGCGTGGGAAGAGGTGGAGCGGGCGCTGTCCGGAGGGGCGTGA
- a CDS encoding M1 family aminopeptidase: protein MRCCHRHASESVPSGPRPFSLPGATEHYAAERPVRAEHVRIEVDLDFDTHRITGLCTTRVSAVRPVHTLTFDAVDLDVSDVQVDGRAARFSNSGAHVRVELSAPLAAGQACEVAIRYTARPRRGLYFWAPDAAYPHRPRQAWTQGQDIDARAWFPCLDTPAQKATSEVIATFPEAMTSLSNGTLESDRVHDGRRTQHYRMAQPHAPYLVTLVVGEFEEATDTAGSVPLRYLFPKGRKEDALRCVRRTPEMVRVFQEVTGEPYPWSGYAQVFVTEFILGGMENTSATSLTDTVLHDARAQPDYNAEPLISHELAHQWFGDLLTCRDWPHGWLNEGFATWLEMLWKERADGQDEADQHRLVDLEAYLSEARERYARPIVARRFHAPMDVFDRHLYEKGGLVLHELRRRLGDDLFFKGLRHYVARHRHGSVETVDLARAFEDATGHNLDAFFDQYVFAPGHPELKVDVRYDAEEARLRLQVRQTQSTADGVPLFRLPLDVALTVDGHDTVHRLEVTDAEHAFHLPCPSAPSQVRVDPRRGVLGTLTVDKSAGLWMEELRAAPEMRARTEAAVALGRDGSPRAVDALGTALADARLFWGTRAACAKSLGRIRTPDSRARLLDALSTEHPRVRRAVVASLGEFRRDTEVTARLRALVNGGDTSYFVEAEAARSYGRVRAPDALGVLEAASTRPSYQDVIAVGAVDGLAESQDPAAFSVVLARTAYGHAAPLRRAATLAVAKLAEVAGRKREAVDLLAELLRDPLFRVRMGVFEAARTLGDSRLVPALEQTPLLDAVARRAARETVRFLREGEPQAREVASLREEVDRLKEETRALRERLEGLSLKPPEPPRAGAKPARKQVTARTKTAARKAGGRKRKATRR, encoded by the coding sequence ATGCGCTGCTGCCACCGTCACGCCTCCGAGTCCGTCCCCTCCGGCCCCCGCCCCTTCTCCCTTCCTGGCGCCACCGAGCACTACGCCGCCGAGCGGCCGGTCCGCGCCGAGCACGTCCGCATCGAGGTCGACCTCGATTTCGACACCCACCGCATCACCGGCCTGTGCACCACGCGCGTCTCCGCCGTCCGTCCAGTCCACACCCTCACCTTCGACGCGGTGGACCTCGACGTGTCCGACGTCCAGGTAGACGGCCGCGCCGCGCGCTTCTCCAACTCCGGCGCCCACGTCCGCGTGGAGCTGTCCGCGCCGCTCGCCGCCGGGCAGGCCTGTGAGGTGGCCATCCGCTACACGGCCCGCCCTCGCCGCGGCCTCTACTTCTGGGCGCCCGACGCCGCCTATCCGCACCGTCCCCGTCAGGCCTGGACACAAGGCCAGGACATCGACGCGCGCGCCTGGTTCCCCTGCCTGGACACGCCCGCCCAGAAGGCCACGTCCGAGGTCATCGCCACCTTCCCCGAGGCGATGACGTCCCTGTCCAACGGCACACTGGAAAGCGACCGCGTCCACGACGGCCGCCGCACCCAGCACTACCGGATGGCGCAGCCGCACGCGCCGTACCTCGTCACGCTCGTGGTGGGTGAATTTGAAGAGGCCACCGACACGGCTGGCTCGGTGCCCCTGCGCTACCTCTTCCCCAAGGGCCGCAAGGAGGACGCCCTGCGCTGCGTGCGCCGCACGCCGGAGATGGTGCGCGTCTTCCAGGAGGTCACCGGCGAGCCCTACCCCTGGAGCGGCTACGCCCAGGTCTTCGTCACCGAGTTCATCCTGGGCGGCATGGAGAACACCTCCGCCACCAGCCTCACCGACACCGTCCTCCACGACGCGCGCGCCCAGCCGGACTACAACGCCGAGCCGCTCATCTCGCACGAGCTGGCCCACCAGTGGTTCGGGGACCTGCTCACCTGTCGTGACTGGCCCCATGGCTGGCTCAACGAGGGCTTCGCCACCTGGCTCGAGATGCTCTGGAAGGAGCGCGCCGACGGGCAGGACGAGGCCGACCAGCACCGGCTCGTGGACCTGGAGGCCTACCTGAGCGAGGCGCGTGAGCGCTACGCCCGCCCCATTGTCGCGCGCCGCTTCCACGCGCCCATGGATGTCTTCGACCGGCACCTCTACGAGAAGGGCGGCCTGGTCCTCCACGAGCTGCGCCGCCGGCTGGGCGATGACCTGTTCTTCAAGGGCCTGCGCCACTACGTCGCGCGACACCGCCACGGCTCCGTGGAGACGGTGGACCTGGCCCGCGCGTTCGAGGACGCCACGGGCCACAACCTGGACGCCTTCTTCGACCAGTACGTCTTCGCGCCCGGCCACCCCGAGCTGAAGGTCGACGTCCGCTACGACGCCGAAGAAGCGCGGCTGCGCCTCCAGGTGCGCCAGACGCAGTCCACGGCGGACGGCGTGCCCCTCTTCCGGCTGCCGCTGGACGTGGCGCTCACCGTGGACGGCCACGACACCGTCCACCGGCTGGAGGTGACGGACGCGGAGCACGCGTTCCACCTGCCCTGCCCCAGCGCGCCCTCGCAGGTGCGGGTGGACCCTCGGCGCGGGGTGCTCGGCACGCTGACGGTGGACAAGTCCGCGGGCCTTTGGATGGAGGAACTGCGTGCCGCGCCGGAGATGCGCGCGCGCACCGAAGCCGCCGTGGCCCTGGGACGCGACGGCAGCCCCCGCGCCGTGGACGCGCTGGGCACGGCGCTGGCGGACGCGCGGCTGTTCTGGGGCACTCGCGCCGCGTGCGCGAAGTCCCTGGGCCGCATCCGCACCCCCGATTCCCGCGCGCGCCTCCTGGACGCGCTGTCCACCGAGCATCCCCGCGTGCGCCGCGCCGTGGTGGCTTCGCTGGGCGAGTTCCGCCGCGACACGGAGGTGACAGCCCGCCTGCGCGCCCTGGTGAATGGCGGTGACACCAGCTACTTCGTGGAGGCGGAGGCCGCCCGCAGCTATGGCCGCGTGCGCGCGCCGGACGCGTTGGGCGTCCTGGAGGCCGCGAGCACCCGGCCCTCGTACCAGGACGTCATCGCCGTGGGCGCGGTGGATGGGCTCGCCGAGTCTCAAGACCCCGCCGCCTTCTCGGTGGTGCTGGCGCGCACCGCCTATGGCCACGCGGCTCCGCTGCGCCGCGCCGCCACGCTCGCGGTGGCGAAGCTGGCGGAGGTCGCGGGTCGCAAGCGCGAGGCCGTGGACCTGCTCGCGGAGCTGCTCCGCGACCCGCTCTTCCGCGTGCGCATGGGCGTCTTCGAGGCGGCGCGCACGCTGGGGGATTCACGCCTGGTGCCCGCGCTGGAGCAGACGCCACTGTTGGATGCCGTCGCCCGGCGCGCGGCGCGCGAGACGGTGCGCTTCCTGCGCGAAGGCGAACCGCAGGCCCGCGAGGTGGCATCGCTGCGCGAAGAGGTGGACCGCCTCAAGGAGGAGACACGGGCCTTGCGCGAGCGGTTGGAAGGACTCTCGCTGAAGCCACCCGAACCGCCGCGCGCGGGCGCGAAGCCGGCGCGAAAGCAGGTCACGGCGCGCACGAAGACAGCCGCACGCAAGGCGGGTGGCCGGAAACGCAAGGCCACGCGCCGCTAG
- a CDS encoding sensor histidine kinase, which translates to MSRDAGNDDQRVSEESMASGIDELSAWLDAAVDPFVACDAGENVCFLNAAAERLLGWKREELIGQPASRLFPQRLHRHGGESLLRHLLSRRAALGGRATRVLARRKDGAEIMVELTVGASGKGRDERIVLNFRRLHEVVDTLAEPVERTLHGLESESVPGDALFRTVVEHAPMGIIYFDRSAIVIACNELFVSIIGSPKRLLVGLNLLSLRDEGILHCVRETLAGHTCDYEGEYRAITSGRKTPVHVRFAPCFNAAGQVEGGIGIVEDISERRRAESERERLYREAQEAIRVRDDFLSIASHELKTPLTPLSLRLATLERRLARGELVESSTLRQARLYLLRITSLINDLLDSSRIEAGRLALHREATRLEGLVEHVLHELEPQRGNHTVRFDAPEQPVQVNVDPFRMEQVLANLVENAFKYSPNGGTVRVSLRQRGGLALLSVSDEGIGIPPDQQKLLFDRYFRARNASAHSFGGLGLGLYISRDIVERHGGRIWVESEPGHGSTFHVALPLMTGAPAQPNVEEPGQLIH; encoded by the coding sequence ATGTCCCGGGACGCTGGCAACGACGACCAGCGGGTTTCCGAGGAGAGCATGGCCTCAGGCATCGACGAACTCAGCGCGTGGCTGGACGCCGCCGTGGACCCTTTCGTGGCCTGCGACGCCGGTGAGAACGTCTGCTTTCTCAACGCCGCCGCGGAGCGCCTGCTGGGATGGAAGCGGGAGGAGCTCATCGGCCAGCCGGCGTCCCGGCTCTTTCCCCAGCGGCTGCACCGCCACGGAGGCGAGAGCCTGCTGCGCCACCTGCTCTCCCGGCGGGCCGCGCTCGGAGGGCGAGCGACCCGGGTGCTCGCGCGCCGCAAGGACGGCGCTGAAATCATGGTGGAGCTGACGGTGGGCGCCTCCGGCAAAGGCCGGGATGAGCGCATCGTCCTCAACTTCCGCCGCCTGCACGAGGTCGTCGACACCCTGGCCGAGCCCGTGGAGCGCACGCTGCACGGACTCGAGTCGGAGAGCGTTCCTGGCGACGCGCTCTTCCGAACCGTCGTGGAGCACGCGCCCATGGGAATCATCTACTTCGACCGGAGCGCCATCGTCATCGCGTGCAACGAGCTGTTCGTGAGCATCATCGGCTCGCCCAAGCGCTTGTTGGTGGGCCTCAACCTCCTGTCGCTCCGGGATGAGGGCATCCTCCACTGCGTCCGGGAGACGCTGGCGGGACATACCTGCGACTACGAAGGCGAGTACCGCGCCATCACCTCTGGCAGGAAGACGCCGGTCCACGTGCGCTTCGCCCCCTGCTTCAACGCGGCCGGACAGGTGGAGGGCGGCATTGGCATCGTCGAGGACATCTCCGAGCGCCGCCGCGCGGAGAGCGAGCGCGAGCGCCTGTACCGTGAAGCCCAGGAGGCCATCCGCGTGCGCGACGACTTCCTGTCCATCGCCTCTCACGAGCTGAAGACACCCCTCACCCCGCTGAGCCTCCGGCTGGCCACGCTGGAGCGCCGGCTGGCGCGTGGCGAGCTCGTGGAGTCCTCCACCTTGCGTCAGGCGCGCCTGTACCTCTTGCGCATCACCAGCCTCATCAACGACCTGCTGGACTCCTCACGTATCGAGGCGGGACGACTGGCCCTTCACCGGGAGGCCACCCGGCTGGAAGGACTGGTGGAGCACGTCCTCCATGAGCTCGAGCCCCAGCGCGGCAACCACACCGTGCGGTTCGACGCGCCCGAGCAGCCCGTGCAGGTGAACGTGGACCCCTTCCGGATGGAGCAGGTGCTCGCCAATCTCGTGGAGAACGCGTTCAAGTACAGCCCGAATGGAGGCACCGTGCGCGTGAGCTTGCGCCAGCGCGGCGGGCTGGCGCTCCTGTCTGTCTCCGACGAAGGCATCGGCATCCCGCCGGACCAGCAGAAGCTGCTCTTCGACCGGTACTTCCGGGCGCGCAACGCCTCCGCCCATTCCTTCGGGGGACTGGGGCTGGGGCTCTACATCAGCCGGGACATCGTCGAGCGCCACGGCGGGCGCATCTGGGTGGAGAGCGAGCCAGGCCATGGCTCCACCTTCCACGTCGCCCTGCCGTTGATGACCGGCGCTCCCGCGCAGCCGAACGTCGAGGAACCCGGACAGCTCATCCACTGA
- a CDS encoding TspO/MBR family protein has translation MLRQRRTRMDWTLEPTTRNVPDPVRRTALNPTLRKESVVALGVFGALAFGAAALGARVSSADTRWYRRLRKPSFQPPPKVFGPVWTVLYGLIALSGWRVWTAPAGAARSQALAWWGIQMGCNAAWSWLFFGRHQPRRALADNLALLASVTAYVAVTKDVDRPAAWMVVPYLGWVGFANVLNAEIVRLNP, from the coding sequence GTGCTCCGCCAAAGGAGGACGCGGATGGACTGGACGCTGGAGCCGACGACACGAAACGTGCCTGACCCGGTGCGGCGCACGGCGCTCAACCCCACGCTGCGCAAGGAGTCCGTGGTGGCGCTGGGTGTCTTCGGCGCCCTGGCGTTTGGCGCGGCGGCCCTGGGCGCTCGTGTCAGCTCGGCGGACACGCGCTGGTACCGGCGTCTGCGCAAGCCCTCGTTCCAGCCGCCACCGAAGGTCTTCGGCCCGGTATGGACGGTGCTGTATGGCCTCATCGCCCTGTCGGGTTGGCGTGTATGGACGGCGCCCGCGGGCGCGGCCCGCTCCCAGGCCCTGGCCTGGTGGGGCATCCAGATGGGATGCAACGCCGCCTGGTCCTGGCTCTTCTTCGGCAGACACCAGCCGCGCCGCGCCCTGGCGGACAACCTGGCGCTGCTGGCCAGCGTGACGGCGTATGTCGCCGTCACCAAGGATGTGGACCGCCCCGCGGCCTGGATGGTGGTGCCGTACCTGGGCTGGGTGGGCTTCGCCAACGTGCTCAACGCCGAAATCGTCCGCCTCAACCCCTGA
- a CDS encoding DUF924 family protein — protein MASAEEILSFWFGQPRERWFLRDEAFDDECRRRFLPAVERAAEGELDDWRDEPRSCVALLLLLDQFPRNLFRGTPQAFASDARAREVARHGLARGLDMALPPLWRWFMYLPFEHSESVNDQRLSVALFEVLALYHADSREALDYARQHRDVIQRFGRFPHRNVTLGRPTTPEETVFLQEPGSSF, from the coding sequence ATGGCGAGCGCAGAGGAAATCCTGAGCTTCTGGTTCGGGCAGCCACGTGAGCGGTGGTTCCTGCGGGACGAAGCCTTCGATGATGAATGCCGGCGCCGCTTCCTGCCCGCCGTCGAGCGCGCCGCCGAGGGCGAGCTGGACGACTGGCGGGACGAGCCTCGCAGCTGCGTGGCCCTGCTCCTGCTGTTGGACCAGTTCCCGCGCAATCTCTTCCGCGGCACGCCCCAGGCCTTCGCCTCGGACGCGCGGGCGCGCGAGGTGGCCCGGCACGGATTGGCGCGAGGCCTGGACATGGCCCTGCCGCCGCTGTGGCGGTGGTTCATGTACCTGCCCTTCGAGCACAGCGAGTCCGTCAACGACCAGCGGCTGTCAGTGGCCCTCTTCGAGGTGCTCGCGCTGTATCACGCGGACAGCCGGGAAGCGCTCGACTATGCCCGGCAACACCGGGACGTCATCCAGCGCTTCGGCCGCTTCCCGCATCGCAACGTGACGCTGGGACGGCCGACGACTCCGGAGGAGACCGTCTTCCTCCAGGAGCCGGGCTCGTCGTTCTGA
- a CDS encoding ferritin-like domain-containing protein: MKTTTSDMGRNRTGVATSPIDSADITQEAEKHQPSHLGDGSLLLQVRQIYARESEGLGSVPPPVSLKGVAKTAVDALKGSKPTVFIDKLGERLAFERSGTRLYEGALAKFDVYGSWEGGPTREGLEKIYNDELSHFLMLTEALKSLGADPTAMTPSADVAAVVSQGLPLLIADPRANLRQSLEALLVAELADNAGWEMLIELARDLGHDTLAGRFQLALDSEVQHLLWVRGWLAAGVSVEARGAPAREERAGTQPRV; this comes from the coding sequence ATGAAGACGACCACCAGCGACATGGGGCGCAACCGGACGGGCGTGGCCACCTCGCCCATCGACAGCGCGGACATCACCCAGGAAGCGGAGAAGCATCAGCCCAGCCACCTGGGAGACGGCTCGCTCCTCCTCCAGGTCCGGCAAATCTACGCGCGGGAATCCGAAGGCCTGGGCAGCGTTCCGCCGCCAGTCAGCCTCAAGGGCGTGGCGAAGACGGCGGTGGACGCGCTCAAGGGCTCCAAGCCCACCGTCTTCATCGACAAGCTGGGGGAGCGGCTGGCCTTCGAGCGCAGCGGGACCCGGCTCTACGAAGGCGCGCTCGCCAAGTTCGACGTCTACGGCAGCTGGGAAGGTGGGCCCACGCGCGAGGGCCTGGAGAAAATCTACAACGACGAGCTGTCCCACTTCCTCATGCTCACCGAGGCCCTGAAGTCACTGGGCGCCGACCCCACGGCGATGACGCCCAGCGCGGACGTCGCGGCGGTGGTGTCCCAGGGCCTGCCGCTGCTCATCGCGGACCCGCGAGCCAACCTGCGCCAGTCATTGGAAGCGCTGCTGGTGGCGGAGCTGGCGGACAACGCCGGCTGGGAGATGCTCATCGAGCTGGCCCGCGACCTGGGCCATGACACGCTGGCGGGCCGCTTCCAGCTCGCGCTGGATTCGGAGGTGCAGCACCTCCTCTGGGTGCGTGGCTGGCTGGCCGCGGGCGTGAGCGTGGAGGCGCGCGGGGCACCTGCCCGCGAAGAGCGCGCGGGCACGCAGCCGCGGGTGTGA